In Gammaproteobacteria bacterium, the following proteins share a genomic window:
- the rpsL gene encoding 30S ribosomal protein S12 has protein sequence MATINQLVRKPRKPKAYKTNVPALEACPQKRGVCSRVYTTTPKKPNSALRKVARVRLTNGFEVTSYIGGEGHNLQEHSIVLIRGGRVKDLPGVRYHIVRGALDTAGVNDRKQGRSKYGTKRPKK, from the coding sequence ATGGCAACTATAAACCAATTAGTAAGAAAGCCTAGAAAGCCAAAGGCGTATAAAACTAATGTACCGGCTTTGGAAGCGTGTCCACAAAAGAGAGGAGTTTGTTCTCGTGTTTATACAACGACTCCAAAAAAACCAAACTCTGCTTTGCGTAAAGTGGCTCGTGTGAGATTGACAAATGGTTTTGAAGTTACAAGTTATATCGGTGGTGAAGGTCATAACCTGCAAGAGCACTCGATTGTGTTAATTAGAGGTGGTCGTGTTAAAGACTTACCTGGTGTGAGGTATCACATTGTTCGTGGTGCTTTGGATACTGCTGGTGTGAATGACAGAAAACAAGGTCGTTCTAAATACGGAACTAAGCGTCCTAAGAAATAA
- the rpsG gene encoding 30S ribosomal protein S7 — translation MSRKRRNFAREVLPDPKFGSQLVGKFMNMVMVDGKKSVAEKIVYGALDGIVEKEKGDAVELCEAALSKVKPLVEVKSRRVGGATYQVPMEVRPKRQMALAMRWVIEAARKRGEDSMPAKLAAELSDALHDRGAAMKKREDTHKMAEANRAFAHYRW, via the coding sequence ATGTCTAGAAAAAGAAGAAATTTTGCTCGTGAAGTGCTGCCTGATCCTAAGTTTGGAAGTCAGTTGGTTGGAAAGTTCATGAACATGGTGATGGTTGATGGCAAGAAGTCAGTGGCAGAAAAAATTGTTTATGGCGCATTGGATGGAATCGTAGAAAAAGAAAAAGGTGATGCGGTTGAGTTGTGTGAAGCGGCATTATCAAAAGTTAAGCCATTAGTTGAGGTTAAATCACGTCGTGTTGGTGGTGCAACTTATCAGGTTCCTATGGAAGTTCGCCCAAAAAGACAAATGGCGTTGGCTATGCGTTGGGTGATTGAGGCTGCAAGAAAACGTGGCGAAGATAGTATGCCTGCTAAATTGGCAGCTGAGCTTTCTGACGCGTTGCATGATCGCGGAGCTGCAATGAAAAAACGTGAGGATACTCACAAAATGGCTGAAGCGAACAGAGCTTTTGCTCACTACAGATGGTAG
- the fusA gene encoding elongation factor G, translating to MARATPIERYRNIGIMAHIDAGKTTTTERILYYTGVSHKIGEVHDGNATMDWMEQEQERGITITSAATTCFWSGMDGSFDSHRINIIDTPGHVDFTIEVERSLRVLDAAVAVFCAVGGVEPQSETVWRQADRYHVPRLAFINKMDRVGADFDRVVDNVRNRLGANAVPLQMPIGAEENFKGIIDLLKMKVVYWNEDDMGVAFEEKEIPDEMLSDAELAREFVVETAAEADEYLMDKYLEQGELSIDEIVKGLRKRTINNEIVCCLCGTAFKNKGVQSVLDKVVELLPSPLDVPAIKGVVGEDSEDVVERHASDDEPFSALVFKIATDQFVGSLSFLRVYSGIVKTGDMVFNPVKNAKERIGRLLQMHSNSREEIKEVRAGDIAAVVGMKDVTTGDTLCAMNAPIILEKMQFPEPVISVAVEPKTTADQEKMAMALSRLAQEDPSFRVSTDDESGQTIISGMGELHLDIIVDRMRREFKVNANVGNPQVAYRETIAKTVEQETKFVKQSGGKGQYAHVKIRIEPLKQGEGFEFVDEIKGGVIPREFIPSVNKGVREQMENGVLAGYPVVDCRVTLYDGSFHDVDSSEMAFKIAGAMAFRNGALEAKPTLLEPVMKVEIVTPEEYMGDVVGDVSRRRGNLEGMDDSVSGKIIRCFIPLSEMFGYATALRSATQGRAAYSMEFDHYQPAADSVMKDLVQL from the coding sequence ATGGCGAGAGCAACTCCTATCGAAAGGTATCGAAATATTGGGATTATGGCTCATATTGACGCAGGGAAAACGACCACGACGGAGCGTATTTTATATTATACAGGAGTGTCTCACAAAATCGGTGAGGTTCATGATGGAAATGCTACGATGGATTGGATGGAGCAAGAGCAGGAGAGAGGTATTACCATTACCTCTGCTGCAACAACTTGTTTCTGGAGCGGAATGGACGGTAGTTTTGATAGTCATAGAATAAATATTATTGATACACCGGGTCATGTTGACTTTACGATTGAGGTTGAAAGATCGTTAAGGGTTCTTGATGCGGCTGTAGCTGTTTTTTGTGCGGTAGGAGGTGTTGAGCCTCAGTCGGAAACAGTTTGGAGGCAGGCGGATAGGTATCATGTTCCTAGGTTGGCTTTCATCAATAAAATGGACCGTGTTGGCGCAGATTTTGATAGAGTTGTTGACAATGTAAGAAATCGTTTAGGTGCAAATGCTGTTCCTTTGCAAATGCCGATCGGTGCGGAAGAAAACTTTAAAGGAATAATAGACTTGCTTAAGATGAAGGTGGTTTATTGGAACGAAGACGACATGGGTGTTGCTTTTGAAGAGAAAGAAATTCCGGATGAAATGTTGTCAGATGCTGAATTGGCGAGAGAGTTTGTTGTTGAAACAGCGGCTGAGGCAGATGAATACTTGATGGATAAGTATTTAGAGCAAGGTGAATTGTCAATTGATGAGATTGTTAAAGGATTAAGAAAGAGAACGATAAATAACGAGATTGTTTGTTGTTTGTGTGGGACGGCCTTTAAAAACAAAGGTGTGCAATCCGTTTTGGACAAGGTTGTTGAGTTGTTGCCATCTCCGTTGGATGTGCCGGCTATAAAAGGAGTTGTTGGTGAAGATTCTGAGGATGTGGTTGAAAGACATGCTTCTGATGATGAGCCATTTTCAGCATTGGTTTTTAAAATCGCAACAGATCAGTTTGTTGGTTCGTTGTCTTTTTTAAGAGTTTATTCAGGAATTGTGAAAACCGGTGATATGGTTTTCAATCCAGTGAAAAATGCTAAAGAAAGAATAGGTCGTTTGTTGCAAATGCACTCGAACTCTCGTGAAGAAATCAAAGAAGTGAGAGCGGGTGATATTGCGGCAGTTGTTGGTATGAAGGATGTAACAACCGGAGATACCTTGTGTGCGATGAACGCGCCAATTATTCTGGAAAAAATGCAATTTCCAGAACCGGTGATTTCGGTTGCAGTTGAGCCTAAAACAACTGCTGACCAAGAAAAAATGGCAATGGCTCTATCTCGATTGGCTCAGGAAGACCCGTCTTTTCGGGTGAGTACAGATGATGAGTCCGGCCAAACGATTATATCGGGAATGGGTGAGCTTCATCTTGATATTATTGTTGATAGGATGAGAAGGGAGTTTAAAGTTAATGCAAATGTTGGTAATCCTCAGGTGGCATACCGGGAAACAATTGCTAAAACTGTAGAGCAAGAAACAAAATTTGTTAAGCAGTCAGGTGGAAAAGGTCAATATGCGCATGTCAAAATTCGCATTGAGCCATTAAAACAAGGAGAAGGTTTTGAGTTTGTTGATGAAATTAAAGGTGGTGTGATTCCTAGGGAGTTTATTCCATCAGTAAATAAAGGTGTTCGTGAGCAAATGGAAAATGGTGTGCTTGCAGGATACCCTGTTGTTGACTGTAGGGTTACTTTATATGACGGATCGTTTCATGATGTGGATTCGAGTGAAATGGCTTTTAAAATAGCAGGTGCTATGGCGTTTAGAAACGGTGCATTGGAAGCTAAGCCGACTCTTTTAGAGCCTGTTATGAAAGTTGAAATTGTCACTCCCGAAGAATATATGGGAGATGTTGTGGGCGATGTGAGTCGTCGCAGAGGAAACTTAGAAGGAATGGACGATTCTGTTTCCGGAAAAATTATTCGCTGTTTTATACCGTTATCAGAGATGTTTGGTTATGCAACAGCATTAAGGTCTGCTACACAAGGTAGAGCAGCCTATTCGATGGAATTTGATCACTATCAGCCTGCTGCTGATAGTGTTATGAAAGATTTGGTACAACTATAA
- the tuf gene encoding elongation factor Tu: MSKEKFERNKPHVNVGTIGHVDHGKTTLTAALTKVSAEKIGGTFKDYDQIDNAPEERERGITIATAHVEYETEGRHYAHVDCPGHADYVKNMITGAAQMDGAILVVSAADGPMPQTREHILLGRQVGVPYILVYMNKCDQVDDEELLELVEMEIRELLSDYDFPGDDTPMVKGSALKALEGDMSPIGVPSIEALLDAMDSYFPEPERDVDQPFLLPIEDVFSISGRGTVVTGRVERGIVKVGEELEIVGIRETRKTVCTGVEMFRKLLDEGRAGDNVGVLLRGTKRDEVERGQVLSHPGKITPHTEFEAEVYVLSKDEGGRHTPFFKGYRPQFYFRTTDITGAVELPEGVEMVMPGDNIKMRITLINPIAMDEGLRFAIREGGRTVGAGVVSKIFK; this comes from the coding sequence ATGTCTAAAGAAAAATTTGAACGCAATAAGCCGCATGTTAATGTGGGAACGATTGGTCACGTTGATCATGGTAAAACAACTTTAACGGCAGCTTTAACAAAGGTTTCAGCTGAGAAGATTGGTGGCACATTTAAAGATTACGATCAAATTGATAATGCGCCGGAAGAAAGAGAGCGTGGTATTACGATCGCAACAGCTCACGTAGAGTACGAAACAGAAGGTCGTCACTATGCACACGTTGACTGTCCGGGTCATGCTGACTATGTTAAAAACATGATTACAGGTGCGGCACAGATGGACGGCGCGATATTAGTAGTATCAGCAGCAGATGGTCCGATGCCACAAACTCGTGAGCACATCTTGTTGGGTCGCCAGGTTGGTGTACCTTATATTCTTGTTTACATGAACAAATGTGACCAAGTTGATGACGAAGAGTTGTTGGAACTTGTTGAAATGGAAATTCGTGAATTGCTAAGTGATTATGACTTCCCTGGTGATGACACTCCAATGGTTAAAGGTTCTGCATTGAAAGCACTTGAAGGTGATATGAGTCCGATTGGTGTTCCTTCAATTGAAGCTCTTTTGGATGCTATGGATTCCTATTTCCCAGAGCCTGAGCGTGATGTTGACCAACCATTCTTGTTGCCAATCGAAGACGTATTCTCAATCTCAGGTCGTGGAACAGTAGTTACCGGTCGTGTTGAGCGTGGAATCGTTAAAGTTGGTGAAGAGTTAGAGATTGTTGGAATCAGAGAAACTAGGAAAACAGTTTGTACCGGTGTTGAAATGTTCCGTAAACTACTTGACGAAGGTCGTGCCGGTGATAACGTAGGTGTGTTGTTGCGTGGTACAAAACGTGATGAAGTTGAGCGTGGTCAAGTATTATCGCATCCTGGCAAAATTACACCACACACTGAATTTGAAGCTGAGGTTTATGTATTATCGAAAGATGAGGGTGGACGTCATACGCCATTCTTTAAAGGATACAGACCACAGTTTTACTTCCGTACAACTGACATTACTGGTGCAGTTGAATTACCGGAAGGAGTTGAGATGGTAATGCCTGGCGATAATATCAAGATGCGTATTACATTGATTAATCCTATTGCGATGGATGAAGGATTGCGTTTTGCGATTCGTGAAGGTGGTCGCACAGTAGGAGCTGGTGTTGTTTCTAAGATTTTTAAATAA
- the rplD gene encoding 50S ribosomal protein L4: protein MEIKVAGKKSKIEVSDEVFNRDFSEALVHQVVTAYLAGGRAGTKAQKSRSDVSGGGKKPFKQKGTGRARAGTIRSPIWVGGGKTFAATPRDHSQKVNKKMYRAGMKSILSELTRTERLVFVNSIDIKDAKTKDAVKFLAKHDMKSGTIVVDELDSNVLLATRNIPNVYVTDVKSLDPVSLVSSEKVVMTMAAAEKVQEWLA, encoded by the coding sequence ATGGAAATTAAAGTAGCGGGCAAAAAATCAAAAATTGAAGTATCTGATGAAGTTTTTAACAGAGACTTTTCAGAAGCACTGGTTCATCAAGTCGTCACTGCTTATCTAGCAGGCGGTAGAGCCGGTACAAAAGCTCAAAAAAGTCGCTCTGATGTGAGTGGTGGTGGTAAGAAACCTTTTAAACAAAAAGGTACCGGTCGTGCGCGTGCGGGAACAATCCGCAGCCCGATTTGGGTTGGTGGTGGTAAAACATTTGCTGCGACACCGCGCGATCATTCACAAAAAGTGAATAAAAAAATGTATAGAGCCGGTATGAAATCAATTCTTTCTGAATTGACTCGTACAGAACGTCTGGTCTTTGTTAATAGTATTGATATCAAAGACGCAAAAACAAAAGATGCAGTTAAATTTTTAGCAAAACACGATATGAAAAGCGGAACAATCGTTGTTGACGAGCTAGACAGTAATGTTTTATTGGCAACAAGAAATATTCCGAATGTTTATGTGACTGATGTCAAATCATTAGATCCTGTCTCACTTGTTTCATCTGAGAAGGTTGTTATGACAATGGCTGCAGCAGAAAAAGTTCAGGAGTGGTTAGCATGA
- the rplC gene encoding 50S ribosomal protein L3, giving the protein MTIGIIGHKVGMTRVFNEDGNSTPVTVISVSDNTVSQVKTVETDGYNAIQISTGTIKSSKVSKPQAGHYAKAGVEAGCFVMEFRTDDSFEVGAKLDIAMFEAGQAVDVSGRSKGKGFQGPIKRYNFRTQDATHGNSVSHRAPGSIGQCQTPGRVFKGKKMAGHMGDRNVTTQNLEIVRVDSEKGLILIKGAVPGAKQSRVIIKPAVKA; this is encoded by the coding sequence ATGACTATTGGAATCATCGGACATAAAGTTGGAATGACTAGAGTTTTTAATGAAGACGGAAACTCTACTCCTGTAACAGTAATTAGCGTATCAGACAACACAGTTTCACAAGTAAAAACAGTTGAAACTGACGGTTATAATGCAATTCAAATTTCAACAGGCACAATTAAATCATCAAAAGTAAGCAAACCTCAAGCTGGACACTATGCGAAAGCAGGTGTTGAAGCTGGTTGTTTTGTCATGGAATTCAGAACAGACGATTCTTTTGAAGTTGGTGCTAAGTTGGATATTGCCATGTTTGAAGCGGGTCAAGCTGTTGATGTTAGCGGAAGATCTAAAGGTAAAGGCTTTCAAGGTCCAATCAAACGCTATAACTTCAGAACTCAAGATGCTACACATGGTAACTCAGTTTCACATAGAGCGCCAGGTTCAATCGGACAATGCCAAACTCCAGGTCGAGTTTTCAAAGGTAAAAAAATGGCCGGTCACATGGGTGACAGAAATGTTACTACACAAAACCTTGAAATAGTTAGAGTGGATTCTGAAAAAGGATTGATTCTGATTAAAGGTGCTGTACCCGGTGCGAAACAGTCACGTGTAATTATTAAACCGGCTGTGAAAGCATAA
- the rpsJ gene encoding 30S ribosomal protein S10 — MADQKIRIRLKAFDHKLIDQSAGRIVETAKRTGAQVKGPIPLPTRIERFTVLISPHVNKDARDQYEMRTHKRLVDIVDPNDKTVDALMKLDLAAGVDVQIQLS; from the coding sequence ATGGCCGATCAAAAAATTAGAATAAGATTAAAGGCATTTGATCATAAGTTAATTGATCAATCTGCTGGAAGAATTGTTGAGACTGCAAAGCGCACAGGTGCTCAGGTGAAGGGTCCTATTCCTTTACCGACACGTATTGAGCGTTTTACGGTTTTGATATCTCCACATGTTAATAAAGATGCTCGTGATCAATATGAAATGAGAACGCACAAGCGTTTAGTTGATATTGTTGATCCTAACGATAAAACAGTAGATGCACTAATGAAATTAGATTTGGCAGCTGGTGTTGATGTTCAAATTCAACTATCTTAG